In Humulus lupulus chromosome 7, drHumLupu1.1, whole genome shotgun sequence, the following are encoded in one genomic region:
- the LOC133789672 gene encoding G-type lectin S-receptor-like serine/threonine-protein kinase LECRK3, producing the protein MNGRISTTTSHIVFLSLFPLVLLCSTSRSSSSADQTERNYISLGSSLIAQLNQNEQSSWQSPSGDFAFGFQQIQKDGFLLAIWFNKIPQKTIVWSANGNDLVHQGSVVELTKHGSLVLRDSTTSREVWSAEVSGPGVAHAAMLNTGNLVLSDRNHISLWESFDEPTDTLLPTQNFAGSKELVARYFESNYSRGRYHFRLDENGAIQFYARGFPDAGSRVIYEANIPTQGGGIKVTFNQSGSIYLQAKNGTAIAWLTLPNSSFSKGFYQRAILDYDGVFRHYAYPKDDANPNSVGWPIGEWSQTSPAIPNNICLSFNSSKGPGACGYNSYCSIEKGGRPICHCPIGYSFVDPKDEMKGCKPNFEAQSCEEDSEDVNNFTISSMDNVNWENGCYEIHTSVSEAWCRTNLLEDCFCSLAVYGDGNCMKVKIPFSNGLMDYGIHGKTLIKVRNDNSTDSMPSSNIYSKRKDQTTLMVIGLVIVSSSAFLNMLLLIISLVFFFRLRRKTSVTKPNQNIQEMNLQNFTFAKLEKATDGFNEQLGVGAFGVVFKGILDLGNNDSLAIAVKRLDNNNMVKEGEQEFKAEVMSIGRTNHKNLVQLIGFCNEGQHRLLVYEYMSNGSLATFLFGPSDKPKWHQRMQIALGIARGLFYLHEECSTQIIHCDIKPQNILLDDSCKARISDFGLAKILKTDQTRTTTGIRGTKGYVAPEWFRNIAVTVKVDVYSYGILLLELICCRKNVEENVEEDAQMVLADWACDCYEAGKMECLVENDDEAIHEMKMVEKCVMVALWCIQEDPSLRPTMKKVMLMLEGSVKVSTPPSPNSFISSL; encoded by the coding sequence atgaatggtaGAATTAGTACTACTACTTCACATATAGTATTTCTTAGCTTATTTCCATTAGTGCTGCTATGTTCTactagcaggagtagtagtagtgctGATCAAACTGAAAGGAATTACATTTCTTTGGGATCATCACTCATTGCACAACTTAATCAAAATGAACAGTCTTCATGGCAATCTCCATCTGGGGATTTTGCATTTGGCTTCCAGCAAATCCAAAAAGATGGCTTCCTTCTTGCTATCTGGTTCAACAAAATACCCCAGAAAACCATTGTTTGGTCAGCCAATGGCAATGATCTTGTACACCAAGGTTCTGTTGTTGAATTGACTAAACATGGCTCATTAGTTCTTAGAGACTCAACAACATCAAGAGAAGTATGGTCTGCCGAAGTCTCCGGCCCTGGAGTTGCCCACGCAGCCATGCTCAACACTGGGAATCTTGTGCTCAGTGACCGTAATCATATCAGTCTGTGGGAGAGTTTTGATGAACCAACAGACACACTGTTGCCTACACAAAATTTTGCTGGAAGTAAAGAGCTTGTTGCTCGTTACTTCGAGTCAAATTACTCTAGAGGGAGGTACCATTTTAGACTCGATGAAAATGGTGCTATACAATTCTACGCCAGAGGCTTCCCAGATGCTGGTTCTCGTGTTATTTATGAGGCAAATATCCCGACGCAAGGTGGTGGCATAAAGGTGACGTTTAACCAATCTGGCTCTATATATCTACAAGCAAAAAATGGAACCGCAATTGCATGGTTGACATTGCCTAACTCTAGCTTTTCGAAAGGTTTCTACCAGAGGGCGATTCTTGATTATGATGGTGTCTTTAGGCATTATGCCTACCCAAAGGACGATGCTAATCCAAATTCTGTAGGATGGCCCATCGGAGAATGGTCTCAAACATCACCAGCTATACCTAACAACATATGCTTAAGTTTTAATAGCTCTAAAGGACCTGGAGCTTGCGGATACAATAGTTATTGCAGTATAGAAAAAGGTGGAAGACCCATTTGCCATTGCCCTATAGGTTATAGCTTCGTTGATCCAAAAGATGAGATGAAAGGATGCAAACCTAACTTCGAAGCTCAAAGTTGTGAAGAAGATTCAGAAGATGTCAATAACTTCACTATTTCCAGCATGGATAATGTAAACTGGGAGAATGGTTGTTATGAAATACACACATCAGTGTCTGAAGCATGGTGCAGAACTAACCTCTTAGAAGATTGTTTTTGTTCTCTTGCAGTTTATGGAGATGGCAATTGTATGAAAGTCAAAATTCCTTTTTCAAATGGTTTAATGGACTATGGTATTCATGGGAAAACCTTAATCAAAGTAAGAAATGATAACTCCACTGATTCCATGCCAAGCAGCAACATATATTCAAAAAGAAAAGACCAAACAACATTGATGGTCATTGGATTAGTAATTGTAAGTAGCTCTGCTTTTCTTAATATGCTACTGCTAATAATCTCATTGGTCTTCTTTTTCCGCCTTCGTCGCAAAACATCAGTCACCAAACCAAATCAAAACATCCAAGAAATGAATTTGCAGAATTTCACTTTTGCAAAACTAGAAAAGGCTACTGATGGATTCAATGAACAGCTGGGGGTTGGTGCCTTCGGAGTTGTTTTCAAAGGGATTCTGGATTTAGGCAACAATGATAGTTTGGCGATTGCTGTGAAAAGGTTGGACAACAACAACATGGTGAAAGAAGGTGAGCAAGAATTCAAAGCAGAAGTAATGTCTATTGGTCGTACAAACCATAAGAATTTGGTGCAGCTTATTGGGTTCTGCAACGAGGGACAACATCGGCTTCTTGTTTATGAGTACATGAGCAATGGATCCTTAGCAACCTTTCTTTTTGGACCATCAGATAAGCCGAAGTGGCACCAAAGAATGCAAATTGCTTTGGGGATTGCAAGGGGGCTATTTTACTTGCATGAAGAGTGCAGCACCCAAATCATACACTGTGATATCAAGCCTCAGAACATCCTCCTAGACGACTCATGCAAAGCAAGAATTTCTGATTTTGGATTGGCCAAGATTTTGAAGACTGACCAGACTCGAACCACGACTGGAATAAGAGGAACCAAAGGGTATGTAGCCCCTGAATGGTTTAGAAACATTGCTGTAACAGTAAAAGTGGATGTATACAGCTATGGCATTCTGTTGTTGGAGTTGATATGTTGCAGGAAGAATGTTGAAGAAAATGTAGAGGAAGATGCCCAAATGGTATTGGCTGATTGGGCATGTGATTGTTATGAAGCTGGGAAAATGGAGTGTCTAGTTGAGAATGATGATGAGGCCATTCATGAGATGAAGATGGTTGAGAAGTGTGTGATGGTTGCTCTATGGTGCATCCAAGAGGACCCTTCACTGCGACCAACTATGAAAAAAGTTATGTTGATGCTTGAAGGAAGTGTTAAGGTTTCCACTCCTCCATCTCCAAATTCATTCATTAGTTCATTATAg
- the LOC133789670 gene encoding G-type lectin S-receptor-like serine/threonine-protein kinase LECRK3: MLLSPTSSTSSVHQTQRNFITLGSSLTAQLNQNEQSSWQSPSGDFAFGFQQIQKDGFLLAIWFNKIPQKTIVWSANRDNLVQQGSTVQLTQPGSLVLRDSTAKQVWNTTAVSGPGVSHAALLDTGNFVLANQSLFNLWESFDEPTDTLLPAQIFGQSIELAARYSESNYSRGKYYFKVDDGDLVFYYGSWPYWKENDVFQVTFNPSGSIYLESQNGTVLKWLTTSSNSNFSKGFYQRAILEYDGIFRHYIYPKDEDGPDSKEWPSGEWSYISPSTPENSCSSFQDFSEPGNCGYNSYCNTEKDRLNCNCPTGYTFIDPNDKLKGCRPNFKAQSCDEDSDDVNHFQMYRMDNINWAGGDYELFEAVNEGSCKNSCLVDCFCALVVYENQNCHMKKYPFSKGIRNNMIEGKTLIKVRSDNSTSKPSRSRHLKREDQTTLIVIGSVLVSSSVFLNILLLITSLVLYFRLCHKASITKSNETMPEKNLQNFTFAELEKATDGFNEQLGVGAFGVVFKGILDLGNNDSLAIAVKRLDNNNMVEEGEQEFKAEVMSIGRTNHKNLVQLIGFCNEGQHRLLVYEYMSNGSLATFLFGPSDKPKWHQRMQIALGIARGLFYLHEECSTQIIHCDIKPQNILLDDSCKARISDFGLAKILKTDQTRTTTGIRGTKGYVAPEWFRNIAVTVKVDVYSYGILLLELICCRKNVEENVEEDAQMVLADWACDCYEAGKMECLVENDDEAVMEMKMVEKCVMVAIWCIQEDPSLRPTMKKVMLMLEGSVKVSAPPLPNSFISSL; encoded by the coding sequence ATGCTGCTCTCCCCTACCAGCAGTACTAGTAGTGTCCATCAAACTCAAAGGAATTTCATCACTTTGGGTTCATCACTCACTGCACAACTTAATCAAAATGAACAGTCTTCATGGCAGTCTCCATCTGGGGATTTTGCATTTGGGTTCCAACAAATCCAAAAAGATGGCTTCCTTCTTGCTATCTGGTTCAACAAAATCCCTCAAAAAACCATTGTTTGGTCAGCCAATAGAGATAATCTAGTGCAACAAGGTTCCACTGTTCAACTAACCCAACCTGGCTCATTAGTTCTGAGAGACTCAACAGCAAAACAAGTATGGAATACTACTGCAGTTTCAGGCCCTGGAGTTTCCCATGCAGCCCTGCTTGACACTGGAAATTTTGTGCTCGCTAACCAGAGCCTTTTCAATCTTTGGGAGAGTTTTGATGAGCCAACAGACACATTGTTGCCTGCGCAAATTTTTGGTCAAAGTATAGAACTTGCTGCTCGTTACTCTGAGTCAAATTACTCAAGAGGGAAGTATTATTTTAAAGTGGACGATGGTGATCTAGTGTTCTACTACGGTTCTTGGCCTTACTGGAAAGAGAACGATGTCTTTCAGGTAACGTTTAACCCATCTGGCTCTATATACCTGGAATCACAAAATGGAACCGTACTTAAATGGTTGACAACATCATCAAACTCTAATTTTTCAAAAGGCTTCTACCAAAGGGCGATTCTTGAATATGATGGCATTTTCAGGCATTATATCTACCCAAAAGATGAGGATGGACCAGATTCTAAAGAATGGCCCAGTGGAGAATGGTCCTACATCTCGCCATCCACACCTGAAAATAGTTGTTCTAGTTTTCAGGACTTCTCAGAACCTGGAAATTGCGGGTACAATAGCTATTGCAATACAGAAAAAGATAGACTCAACTGCAATTGTCCTACTGGCTACACTTTCATTGATCCAAATGACAAGCTTAAAGGATGCAGACCCAACTTCAAAGCTCAAAGTTGTGATGAAGATTCAGATGATGTCAATCACTTTCAAATGTATAGAATGGACAACATAAACTGGGCTGGTGGTGATTATGAGTTGTTTGAAGCAGTGAATGAGGGTTCGTGCAAAAATTCTTGCTTGGTTGATTGTTTTTGCGCTCTTGTTGTTTACGAAAATCAAAACTGCCATATGAAGAAATATCCTTTTTCAAAAGGGATAAGAAACAATATGATTGAGGGCAAAACACTAATCAAAGTAAGAAGTGATAACTCTACTTCCAAGCCAAGCCGCAGCAGACATTTGAAAAGAGAAGACCAAACAACCTTGATAGTCATTGGATCAGTGCTTGTAAGTAGCTCTGTTTTTCTTAATATCCTACTACTTATAACCTCATTGGTTTTGTATTTCCGCCTCTGCCACAAAGCATCAATCACTAAATCAAATGAGACCATGCCAGAAAAGAATTTGCAGAATTTCACTTTTGCAGAGCTAGAAAAGGCTACTGATGGATTCAATGAACAGCTGGGGGTTGGTGCCTTCGGAGTTGTTTTCAAAGGGATTCTGGATTTAGGCAACAATGATAGTTTGGCGATTGCTGTGAAAAGGTTGGACAACAACAACATGGTGGAAGAAGGTGAGCAAGAATTCAAAGCAGAAGTAATGTCTATTGGTCGTACAAACCATAAGAATTTGGTGCAGCTTATTGGGTTCTGCAACGAGGGACAACATCGGCTTCTTGTTTACGAGTACATGAGCAATGGATCCTTAGCAACCTTTCTTTTTGGACCATCAGATAAGCCGAAGTGGCACCAAAGAATGCAAATTGCTTTGGGGATTGCAAGGGGGCTATTTTACTTGCATGAAGAGTGCAGCACCCAAATCATACACTGTGATATCAAGCCTCAGAACATCCTCCTAGACGACTCATGCAAAGCAAGAATTTCTGATTTTGGATTGGCCAAGATTTTGAAGACTGACCAGACTCGAACCACGACTGGAATAAGAGGAACCAAAGGGTATGTAGCCCCTGAATGGTTTAGAAACATTGCTGTGACAGTAAAAGTGGATGTATACAGCTATGGCATTCTGTTGTTGGAGTTGATATGTTGCAGGAAGAATGTTGAAGAAAATGTAGAGGAAGATGCCCAAATGGTATTGGCTGATTGGGCATGTGATTGTTATGAAGCTGGGAAAATGGAGTGTCTAGTTGAGAATGATGATGAGGCTGTGATGGAGATGAAGATGGTTGAGAAGTGTGTGATGGTTGCTATATGGTGCATCCAAGAGGACCCTTCACTGCGACCAACTATGAAGAAAGTTATGTTGATGCTTGAAGGAAGTGTTAAGGTTTCAGCTCCCCCACTCCCAAATTCCTTCATAAGTTCATTATAG
- the LOC133789668 gene encoding G-type lectin S-receptor-like serine/threonine-protein kinase LECRK2, with protein sequence MWESFKVTSDTLLPTQTLDKGVLALGKSSYSVAVKRLDNMVKEGEQEFKAEVMSIGRTNHKNLIRLIGFCNQGQHQLLVYEYMSNGSLASFLFGSSNKPRWHQRMQIALGIARGLFYLHEECSTQIIHCDIKPQNILLDESYKARISDFGLAKILKTDQTRTNTGMRGTKGYVAPEWFRNMAVSVKVDVYSYGILLLELICCRKNVEVNVKDDAEMILADWACDCYGAGKVECLVENDDEAMVELKMVEKYVMIAIWCIQEDPSLRPTMKKVMLMLEGSVKFSAPPHPNSFLSSL encoded by the coding sequence ATGTGGGAGAGTTTCAAGGTAACAAGTGACACATTGTTACCAACACAAACTTTGGATAAAGGTGTTTTGGCATTGGGCAAAAGTAGTTATTCGGTTGCTGTCAAAAGGTTGGATAACATGGTGAAAGAAGGTGAGCAGGAATTCAAAGCAGAAGTAATGTCCATTGGTCGTACAAACCATAAAAATTTGATTAGGCTAATTGGGTTTTGTAATCAGGGACAACACCAACTACTTGTTTACGAGTACATGAGCAATGGATCCTTGGCAAGCTTTCTTTTTGGATCATCAAATAAGCCAAGGTGGCACCAAAGAATGCAAATTGCTTTAGGGATTGCACGGGGGCTATTTTACTTGCACGAAGAGTGCAGCACCCAAATCATACACTGTGATATCAAGCCTCAGAACATCCTCCTAGACGAGTCATACAAAGCTAGAATTTCTGATTTTGGATTGGCCAAGATTCTGAAGACTGACCAGACTCGAACCAATACTGGAATGAGAGGAACCAAAGGATATGTTGCCCCTGAATGGTTTAGAAACATGGCTGTGTCAGTGAAGGTAGATGTTTACAGCTATGGAATACTATTGTTGGAGCTGATTTGCTGTAGAAAGAATGTTGAGGTAAATGTTAAGGATGATGCTGAAATGATATTAGCTGATTGGGCATGTGATTGCTATGGAGCTGGGAAAGTGGAGTGTCTAGTCGAGAATGATGATGAGGCCATGGTGGAGTTGAAGATGGTTGAAAAGTATGTGATGATTGCTATATGGTGTATCCAAGAAGACCCTTCACTACGACCTACTATGAAGAAAGTTATGCTGATGCTTGAAGGAAGTGTTAAGTTTTCAGCTCCTCCACACCCAAATTCATTCCTTAGCTCTTTATAG
- the LOC133789674 gene encoding G-type lectin S-receptor-like serine/threonine-protein kinase LECRK2: protein MAVVFHSSLLPITLLLLPFSVVLAKFPGLVLTVIDSLTAGDKDAWLSPTKDFAFGFHRLNNDGHDHNELYLLAIWYNKLDDQTIVWDANGVSVPRGSTLKVISQTGLVLTNSHGDQVWSSSDSKGDARVSRWLMKDTGNFVLLDENNTAIWESFKHPTNTLLPTQTMVIGDMLYSHQSLTNFSPGRFQFGLYEDGDVVLNFTNSPDSSPCITYYKVGFKGADQVTFDAQGSLYLSSSDHRKKYIAKSDDAVSPSKYYLKLTLQFHGVLVLSYFPKKQTEKSKWKVKKAIPDDICNDLTVPGNMGSGPCGYNSICTLEDGTPQCKCPPGYSLLSQTRNYSGCIPDFPQLWDDNNDGKISVVELPRTDWPESDYEFIESSGLEECKNNCLLDRYCAGGTFVLNTNHCWKKRLPLSNGRESKKLKHLMGFLIVKTPPHISSNKAHKIILTLLFILLGGSLLINFVVLTRVYLASVLNCRKVIRGYRKYHGNSVIANLRQFSYKELSEATNGFTEELGRGSCGVVFKGQIKSGIVAVKLLKRLFQENDKEFQVEVNIIGKTHQKNLVRLVGYCNERKHRLLVFEYMSNGTLANFLFKGPNNPRPSWSRRTDIAIGIARGLLYLHEDCSTQIIHCDMKPQNVLLDDSCNARISDFGMAKILGLSQTHSYCNNSIRGTKGYIAPEWFRSAAPITAKVDVYSFGVMLLEIVSCRRNDNVLNECGGGGGGGETGFLIDWAYECYNNERVEGLVENDIEAMAEVEMVERFVKVALWCLQEDPSQRPSMKKVLLMLEGIVVVSAPPSSPCSSSSSNT, encoded by the coding sequence ATGGCTGTTGTTTTTCACTCGAGTCTCCTACCCATCACTCTTCTCTTACTACCCTTTTCTGTTGTTTTAGCTAAATTCCCCGGTCTAGTACTGACAGTGATAGATTCTCTCACTGCAGGGGATAAGGATGCTTGGCTTTCACCAACCAAAGATTTTGCCTTTGGATTTCACAGACTCAATAACGATGGTCATGATCATAATGAACTTTACTTGCTCGCCATATGGTACAACAAACTTGATGACCAAACTATAGTGTGGGATGCGAACGGAGTCAGTGTACCAAGAGGATCTACCCTTAAGGTCATCTCTCAGACTGGCCTGGTGCTTACCAACTCTCATGGTGATCAAGTATGGAGTAGTTCAGATTCAAAAGGCGACGCCCGTGTAAGCCGTTGGTTGATGAAGGACACAGGTAACTTTGTTTTGCTCGATGAGAATAATACAGCCATATGGGAGAGTTTCAAACACCCTACTAATACGTTACTGCCCACTCAGACCATGGTGATTGGTGATATGCTTTATTCCCATCAGAGCTTGACCAACTTCTCACCTGGTCGATTCCAGTTTGGCTTGTATGAAGATGGTGATGTCGTGCTCAATTTCACAAATTCTCCAGATTCTTCTCCTTGTATTACCTACTATAAAGTGGGCTTTAAAGGTGCTGATCAAGTGACCTTTGATGCACAAGGAAGCTTGTACTTATCGAGTAGTGAtcatagaaaaaaatatattgcaAAATCAGATGATGCAGTCTCACCTTCTAAGTATTATCTCAAACTTACTCTCCAATTTCATGGAGTTTTAGTTTTGAGTTATTTTCCAAAGAAGCAAACTGAAAAGTCAAAATGGAAAGTCAAAAAGGCCATACCAGATGATATTTGCAATGATTTAACTGTGCCTGGAAACATGGGGAGTGGACCATGCGGCTACAACAGTATCTGCACACTCGAAGATGGAACTCCACAGTGCAAATGCCCACCTGGGTATTCGTTACTCAGCCAAACTAGAAACTACAGTGGCTGCATACCAGATTTTCCACAGCTCTGGGATGATAATAATGATGGGAAGATCAGTGTGGTGGAACTTCCAAGAACTGATTGGCCGGAATCTGATTATGAGTTTATTGAGTCCTCTGGGCTTGAGGAATGCAAAAATAATTGCTTACTTGATCGCTATTGTGCAGGAGGCACTTTTGTCCTTAACACTAACCATTGCTGGAAGAAGAGACTCCCACTATCCAATGGTAGAGAGAGCAAGAAACTCAAACACTTGATGGGGTTTCTCATAGTCAAAACTCCACCACACATATCTTCCAACAAAGCACATAAGATTATTCTGACCCTTTTATTCATACTCTTGGGTGGTTCTTTACTCATCAACTTTGTTGTGTTGACCAGGGTGTATTTGGCTTCTGTACTCAACTGCCGTAAGGTAATCAGAGGTTATAGAAAATATCATGGAAATTCTGTTATAGCTAATTTGCGTCAATTCAGTTACAAAGAACTCTCAGAGGCCACAAATGGATTCACAGAGGAGTTAGGAAGGGGGTCTTGTGGTGTTGTCTTTAAAGGCCAGATAAAGTCTGGTATTGTAGCTGTCAAATTACTGAAAAGACTGTTTCAAGAGAACGACAAAGAGTTCCAAGTCGAAGTGAACATTATAGGCAAAACCCATCAGAAGAATCTGGTCAGGTTAGTTGGATACTGTAATGAGAGAAAGCACAGGCTTCTGGTGTTTGAGTACATGAGCAATGGCACCTTAGCCAACTTTCTCTTTAAGGGTCCTAATAATCCTAGACCAAGTTGGAGCCGAAGGACTGATATAGCCATTGGGATAGCCAGAGGGTTGTTGTACTTGCACGAAGATTGCAGCACCCAAATCATTCATTGTGATATGAAGCCACAAAATGTACTTCTTGATGATAGCTGCAATGCTAGAATATCAGACTTTGGGATGGCAAAGATTCTTGGGCTAAGCCAAACACATAGTTATTGTAATAACAGCATAAGAGGAACAAAAGGGTACATTGCACCAGAATGGTTTAGATCAGCAGCACCAATCACGGCCAAGGTTGATGTGTACAGCTTCGGAGTAATGCTGCTTGAGATAGTTAGCTGTAGAAGAAACGACAACGTTTTGAATGAAtgtggtggaggaggaggaggaggagagaCAGGCTTTTTGATAGACTGGGCTTATGAATGTTACAACAATGAGAGAGTTGAGGGTCTTGTTGAGAATGACATAGAAGCCATGGCTGAGGTGGAGATGGTGGAGAGGTTTGTGAAAGTTGCTCTTTGGTGCCTCCAAGAAGATCCCTCTCAAAGACCTTCCATGAAGAAGGTTTTGTTGATGCTTGAAGGGATAGTAGTAGTttcagctcccccaagttctccTTGCTCTTCTTCCTCTTCCAACACATGA